GCTGCGTCATGGGGCTAGCGCCTCGCTGAGGTGAGACTTCGCGCCCGTGTTGGTTGCCAACACGGGCGCGAAGTCTCACCTCGATGGAACCGGAACCGGAACCGGCACTGGCTCCTGAACGCTCCTGTCCTTGCGGATGGTGGCGCTGATGACGGCGGCGACGGTGCACATGGCGGCCGCGGCGAACCAGGCGTAGGTGTACTGGCCGGTGGCGTCGCGGATCGCGCCCGCCCCCAGTGCAGCCGCGGCCGCACCCAGCTGGTGGGCGGCGAACACCCAACCGAACACCACGCTGCCGTCTGCGCCGAATGTCTTGCGGCAGATCGCCGCGGTGGGCGGCACCGTGGCCACCCAGTCCAGGCCATAGATCACCACAAACACCATCATGCTGGGCTGCACGGTGGCGCTCAGGAGCAGCGGGAGCACGAGCAACCCGATGCCACGGAACTGGTAGTAGACCGCCAGCAGGATCCGCGGGTTGAAGCGGTCCGTCAGCCAGCCGGATGCGATGGTGCCCAGGATGTCGAAGATCCCGACGACGGCCAGCAGCCCCGCTGCGGTGGTCTCCGGCATGCCGTGGTCGTGGGCCGAGGGAATGAAGTGGGTTCCGATCAGCCCGTTGGTGGTGGCGCCGCAGATGGCGAAGCCTGCAACGAGCGCCCAGAAGGTGCGGACTTTACTGGCTCGCTTGAGCACCTGGAGCGCACGGATGGCCGCGTTCCGGCTGGGTTCCGCAGCGGGTGGCGCCTCGGGCGCGGGAGCCGCCGCTTCGCCGTCTTCCTGATCGCCCGCGGCCGGTGCCTCTTCACCGTAGGGCAACACCCCGACGTCGGCCGGTGAGTTCTTAAGGAACTTAATGACCAGCG
This genomic interval from Micrococcaceae bacterium Sec5.7 contains the following:
- a CDS encoding MFS transporter, giving the protein MTTPDAIELPTGKTPRRKLHPAWIVAAVAFLALVGAAGFRAAPGVLMVPLQQEFGWSTTVLSAAVSINLVLFGLTAPFAAALMERFGIRAVTSAALVLIGAGSALTVFVSESWQILLTWGLLIGLGTGSMALVFAATIANTWFSKNRGLVIGILTAGSAAGQLVFLPFIAMLAQEPGWRQASLLIAAGAFAVVPLVIKFLKNSPADVGVLPYGEEAPAAGDQEDGEAAAPAPEAPPAAEPSRNAAIRALQVLKRASKVRTFWALVAGFAICGATTNGLIGTHFIPSAHDHGMPETTAAGLLAVVGIFDILGTIASGWLTDRFNPRILLAVYYQFRGIGLLVLPLLLSATVQPSMMVFVVIYGLDWVATVPPTAAICRKTFGADGSVVFGWVFAAHQLGAAAAALGAGAIRDATGQYTYAWFAAAAMCTVAAVISATIRKDRSVQEPVPVPVPVPSR